A region from the Triticum urartu cultivar G1812 chromosome 1, Tu2.1, whole genome shotgun sequence genome encodes:
- the LOC125551879 gene encoding RING finger and transmembrane domain-containing protein 2-like, with product MDPPPPPPPQPAHGGYAQRFSPAGLIHAPLSALLEYSSGVLRAQAGGGGGGGAQRGEPSAGADGEVSIRIAGPDDAPGAGAGDAGGGQQPADEEAPAARGDEAGAGGASGRGDSPYQGYDVQRLARWVEHALPFSLLLLGVFIRQHLQGFFVMIWIAAVMFKSNDILRKQTALKGERKMPMLIGIVVVFTIHVFGVYWWYRNDDLVRPLVMLPPKEIPPFWHAIFFIAVNDTMVRQAAMVVKCVLLMYYKNSKGRHYRRQGQMLTVVEYSLLLYRALLPAPVWYRFFLNKEYGSLFSSLTTGLYLTFKVASMVEKVRSLLASVNALSHKDLHYGSHATTEQVLAAGDLCAICQEKMHTPILLQCKHIFCEDCASEWLERERTCPLCRALVKPGDIRSFSDGSTTLFFQLF from the exons ATGGACCCGCCGCCCCCGCCTCCGCCGCAGCCGGCGCACGGGGGCTACGCCCAGCGCTTCTCCCCCGCCGGCCTCATCCACGCGCCGCTCTCCGCGCTGCTCGAGTACTCCTCGGGCGTCCTGCGGGCCCAggccggcgggggcggcggcgggggcgccCAGCGGGGGGAGCCATCCGCGGGGGCCGACGGGGAGGTGTCGATTCGGATCGCCGGGCCCGACGACGCGCCTGGCGCTGGCGCGGGGGACGCGGGAGGAGGGCAGCAGCCCGCGGACGAGGAGGCCCCGGCGGCGCGGGGGGACGaggccggcgcgggcggcgcgaGCGGGAGGGGGGACTCGCCGTACCAGGGCTACGACGTGCAGCGCCTGGCCAGGTGGGTGGAGCACGCGCTGCCCTTCTCCCTGCTCCTGCTCGGCGTCTTCATCCGCCAGCACCTGCAAG GTTTCTTCGTCATGATCTGGATTGCCGCAGTCATGTTCAAGTCCAATGATATCTTGCGCAAGCAAACCGCTCTCAAG GGGGAGAGGAAAATGCCAATGCTTATCGGGATTGTAGTAGTATTCACCATTCACGTCTTTGGAGTCTACTGGTGGTACAGGAATGATGACCTTGTTAGACCTTTGGTGATGCTTCCTCCAAAAGAAATACCACCATTCTGGCATGCTATATTTTTCATTGCGGTGAATG ATACAATGGTCCGGCAAGCTGCTATGGTGGTCAAGTGTGTGCTGCTCATGTACTACAAAAACAGCAAAGGTCGTCACTATCGTAGACAG GGCCAAATGTTGACAGTTGTGGAATATTCCCTACTTCTGTACCGTGCGTTGTTGCCGGCTCCTGTGTGGTATCGTTTTTTCCTGAACAAGGAATATGGAAGTCTTTTTTCATCTTTAACAACTGGATTGTACCTTACTTTCAAGGTGGCATCAATGGTGGAAAAG GTTCGATCACTTTTGGCTTCAGTGAATGCGCTGTCTCATAAGGACTTGCATTATGGTTCACATGCAACAACTGAGCAG GTTCTTGCTGCTGGAGATCTGTGTGCTATATGCCAAGAAAAGATGCATACTCCCATCCTCCTGCAGTGTAAACATATCTTCTGCGAAGACTGTGCCTCTGAATG GTTGGAGCGGGAGCGGACATGCCCGTTATGCAGGGCGCTGGTGAAGCCAGGTGACATTCGGTCATTCAGCGACGGTTCAACGACCCTCTTCTTTCAGCTCTTCTGA